A section of the Labrus bergylta chromosome 21, fLabBer1.1, whole genome shotgun sequence genome encodes:
- the tectb gene encoding beta-tectorin, translated as MASVGAILLFLPVAWTCSPQKADYVMVSCFPNAIIANVPECPYGWEIDQLSLGGVCYSGIRSPGYFRFVISDLTPKNHSYCGTLSEYIPGKDPRYIFYNSIVSNDTSLTVRNQPVNYTFSCIYRAAYLVNNAVFSQRVATVYVNNGSLGTFRSQLSMSVFTNSKFLYARDAPYVIDTSEIGSEVFMGIEAKGLSNRFKVVINNCWATPTPYSTDKKRWSLIFNSCPSDTTVTIFENAKDSRSMFKFNSFRFQRLEKVSTVWLHCEVTVCDGERLNCIPSPCSVRSPSSEAEPSGGILTAEFQLKGNSFSNNGSIKGTSLFILLLVLINTCCDLVNRSEM; from the exons ATGGCTTCAGTTGGTGCTATATTATTGTTTCTGCCTGTTGCATGGACATGCTCGCCCCAAAAAGCAG ACTATGTAATGGTGTCATGTTTCCCCAACGCCATCATCGCAAATGTCCCCGAGTGTCCGTACGGCTGGGAGATTGATCAGCTGTCTCTGGGTGGGGTCTGTTACTCTGGGATACGCAGCCCGGGCTACTTCCGCTTCGTCATCTCAGACCTGACTCCTAAAAACCACTCGTACTGCGGCACTCTATCTGAG TACATACCCGGCAAAGACCCCAGATACATCTTCTATAACTCCATTGTGTCCAACGATACTTCACTCACAGTCAGAAACCAGCCGGTGAACTACACCTTCAGCTGCATTTACCGAGCAGCTTACCTGGTGAACAACGCCGTCTTCAGCCAAAG AGTGGCTACAGTTTATGTCAACAACGGGAGTTTAGGCACTTTTAGATCTCAGTTGTCTATGAGTGTGTTCACG AATTCAAAGTTCCTGTATGCCAGGGACGCTCCCTACGTGATCGACACGTCTGAGATCGGCTCTGAAGTTTTCATGGGCATCGAGGCAAAAGGACTAAGTAACAG ATTTAAAGTTGTAATAAACAACTGCTGGGCCACTCCCACTCCTTACTCTACAGACAAGAAGAGATGGAGTCTCATCTTTAACAG CTGCCCCTCTGACACCACTGTGACTATATTTGAGAACGCCAAAGACAGCCGCTCCATGTTCAAGTTCAACTCTTTCCGCTTCCAACGTCTGGAGAAGGTTTCTACAGTCTGGCTTCATTGTGAGGTCACGGTGTGTGATGGAGAGAGACTCAACTGTATACCT AGCCCGTGCTCTGTGAGAAGTCCGTCATCTGAGGCAGAACCAAGTGGAGGGATCCTTACTGCTGAGTTTCAGcttaaag GTAACTCATTCTCCAACAATGGATCGATAAAAG GCACTTCACTcttcatcctgctgctggtcCTGATAAACACTTGCTGTGATTTAGTCAATAGATCTGAGatgtag
- the LOC109981824 gene encoding dickkopf-related protein 3-like isoform X1, with translation MSWNLWMLCLFLCFSWAEARIWAWMLNMPHSPPKEGAKALRENISATKPITAVCDQDRACGRGFSCDRHFGLCVPLRGEGHYCRRDAQCVRGLSCMFGKCHRSIPNGQEGARCKVDRDCGASMCCARHHGEQVCKRRLLRGESCYVPDGGLAFSINQICPCDEGLLCRGNSAPHLRERDFIYQPEEPNWTCQVPKQ, from the exons ATGTCGTGGAACCTGTGGATGCTCTGCCTCTTTCTCTGCTTCTCTTGGGCCGAAGCTCGTATTTGGGCCTGGATGCTCAACATGCCACACAGCCCTCCCAAAGAAGGAGCAAAGGCACTTcgagaaaacatttctgcaacCAAACCAATCACG GCTGTATGCGATCAGGACAGGGCCTGTGGGCGGGGCTTCTCCTGCGATCGACACTTTGGTCTCTGCGTTCCTCTGCGAGGGGAGGGCCACTACTGTCGGAGGGACGCCCAGTGTGTCCGCGGACTCAGCTGCATGTTTGGAAAGTGCCACCGCAGCATCCCCAACGGCCAAGAGG gtGCCAGATGTAAAGTTGACAGAGATTGCGGTGCGTCCATGTGCTGCGCTCGTCACCATGGCGAACAGGTGTGCAAAAGACGCCTGCTCCGTGGCGAGAGCTGCTATGTTCCTGATGGCGGCCTGGCGTTCAGCATAAACCAGATTTGTCCTTGTGATGAAGGGCTGCTGTGTCGTGGAAACAGTGCACCACACCTCAGAGA gaGAGATTTTATTTACCAGCCAGAAGAGCCAAACTGGACCTGCCAAGTGCCCAAACAGTGA
- the LOC109981824 gene encoding dickkopf-related protein 3-like isoform X2 translates to MSWNLWMLCLFLCFSWAEARIWAWMLNMPHSPPKEGAKALRENISATKPITAVCDQDRACGRGFSCDRHFGLCVPLRGEGHYCRRDAQCVRGLSCMFGKCHRSIPNGQEGARCKVDRDCGASMCCARHHGEQVCKRRLLRGESCYVPDGGLAFSINQICPCDEGLLCRGNSAPHLRE, encoded by the exons ATGTCGTGGAACCTGTGGATGCTCTGCCTCTTTCTCTGCTTCTCTTGGGCCGAAGCTCGTATTTGGGCCTGGATGCTCAACATGCCACACAGCCCTCCCAAAGAAGGAGCAAAGGCACTTcgagaaaacatttctgcaacCAAACCAATCACG GCTGTATGCGATCAGGACAGGGCCTGTGGGCGGGGCTTCTCCTGCGATCGACACTTTGGTCTCTGCGTTCCTCTGCGAGGGGAGGGCCACTACTGTCGGAGGGACGCCCAGTGTGTCCGCGGACTCAGCTGCATGTTTGGAAAGTGCCACCGCAGCATCCCCAACGGCCAAGAGG gtGCCAGATGTAAAGTTGACAGAGATTGCGGTGCGTCCATGTGCTGCGCTCGTCACCATGGCGAACAGGTGTGCAAAAGACGCCTGCTCCGTGGCGAGAGCTGCTATGTTCCTGATGGCGGCCTGGCGTTCAGCATAAACCAGATTTGTCCTTGTGATGAAGGGCTGCTGTGTCGTGGAAACAGTGCACCACACCTCAGAGAGTAA